TAGGGTGGAcatttttggttctttttctgttcttttttcttcttcttcttgttgttggggagGATGGGGCTTGGTTTAAGGGAGAATGGATTGTTGTGGTTTTGGTTATTTGGGCTTGGGAATGGGGTACGGTCTATTCTTATACTTGACTATACTGCGTGTTCAACTTAGGGTTCCACCGTCCCCGACATCCCGATTGGGTATAGAGGGTTTTTGGGATATACGATTCTGCCTACTGGAGGTTGCATCCATGAAGACTAGTGGGTCTGGACTGTAATGATACTATTTGCTCAGAAAGAGCAGTGGAGAGCATGGGTTTTGAGTCAGGGAATTCTCTACGATTTGTGGTGGTCTGGTGACTCTTCTCTTGTGCTGGTTTGTCCATGGGTCGGTTGCTTGGGTATATTACCTTGGCTTGGTTTATACATCGTGTTATAGGGCATTGGGTGCTTATTGCTGTTTATCCAGATCTAGACTTTATGTAGAGACTAGTTAATCCTATTGCTTACAGCAACGCTTGCTATATAGTTAATGTGTGTGTATCATGGTAGATTTTGAAACATGAGAAGATCTATTCTGAAGTCATTCATTAGTAGGAAAGGTTCTGTAAAACAAAACAGAAtagaggaaagaagacacCACAAAGTCCATGAGTCATATCTTAACTAGTAATAACGCCTCTACTTCCAACACTCCACCTCCCCACCTCCCCTCAATACCGCAACCCGCATAGTAGCCAGAAGGTTCCTAGCCGCACGAGAATGGTCATAGACGCCGCCATTGAACAGCGCCGTAGCATCCTTCCCCAACATACCCTTAACAGTAGCCTCACCCCCGGGATGCTCAGCTAGGAATGCCCCAAGATCATGCACGACGCCTTCAACAACGACAAGCACTTGTCCCATCCCCACCCTCCGCTGATACTCCGTCCAATCAATAACAGGAAGCTCCTCCAGGGGCGTGCCCCAGTCTAGTCGTCGTTTTTCCTCATTAAGCCGCTTAAACCTTTGCTGCAGGCGCGCCTTGGCGATCTCATTATGCCGAAACCTCTTCAAGTCACCCGCCAGCCCGACAAAGCTACACACCTAGATAAACCACTTCGTCACATCGACCTGGTGCCACTCAATGCCATTCCGATAGTCCGAGGGAAACTCATGATGAAAGTTATGAAACCCCTCGCCGAGGGTAATAAGCGCCGTGAGCAGATGATCGCGCGGCGTATGCCGATCATCATACGGCTGATGGCCTAGATAATGCGCAAGAGAGTTCACACAGAAGGTTGCCTGATTGACAAAGAACGCTCGGAGAACGCCCGCGTAAAGAAACCCACCCGTCCAATCGTTCCACCCCAGTCCGGCTACCAGACAGGGGAGCAGCCAGCCCATGCCGAAGGCAGCTAAGAAGTAATACTTATGCTGCCAGACTACGACAGGGTCGTGGTCGATATCGGAGAGGTTGATGCGGGCTCgctgttttctttcattccGAGGCTGACGGAGGAGAACCCATAGGATATGTGCGTGGAGGAGACCCTTGTTCACGCTGTATGGGTCAAGGTCGGTGTCTGTGTatcggtggtggaggcgaTGCTCGCGCACCCAGAACCGGATTGAGCCCTGGAGACTTCCGGCGCCGAACGCGGCGAGAAGCCATTTGAGGGGCGTTGATGCTGTGTAGGATCTGTGGGCCCATAGGCGGTGGTATCCTGTGGTGTTGTtagtttctcttttgacGTGTTCATGTTTTGAGTGGGTTACCGGCTGTTATAGAGCCCAGCGAAAACAAGTAGTATACGACTGACAGGACCAGGGTTTTCAAGGTCAAAGGCACCCAAAGTGACTGGATAAAAGCCCAAAGAGGGATGAGAACCAACATGGAAAGATTAAACCATTGGATGCGTTGATACCACGGTTGGTGGTCTGTGAAGCTGCTTGTTGCCATTGTGAATCTATGACATTTGCTTGTCTTCCTAGGTCTCTGTTCGGGCCGAGATGCTTGCTTTTATAAGGGCCtatcttgaatttctttttccttcgaaAAGCAGGTATCTTCCAATCGGGAAGAAATTCAGCTCACCCGCCCATTTTTTTAGGTAAGGGATGTGGGTCATGCTGCATCTCCGGTCATGTTGTGTTACTTTGCAGTGATTGGAATGATGACAGACTCGGAACGTGATGCGTCCATGTCTGGTTCTGCATGTACTATATGACCACGTCATATTTTATTGCATCGACCTGACTAGACCGTTGCATATGATAGATCCAGTAGATGCCCTCGGGAGTCATTCTTCATGTGACCTAGTGATCTATCGTGATTGCCGACCTCAGGGTTTCTGGATATACAAATGATCTTGCGGTTCGGAACGGTATGCAATGTGACTTTTCAGATAGTTGAGATAGTATCTGGCATAGATTATAAGATCTTTGAGAACAGGAAATGCAGAGGATGCTTAGCGCAAAGTAAAAAcatagaggaagaaggagtgACAGAGAATATAGCTGGAAATACCACATCTGACCAGCCTACGACCTAGAAATCCAGTTCGTCCACTGACAAGAACAGCCCCCAGTTCCACCGTCAAAACCCCCATAACCCGACGCACTCAATGCGGTATCAGACATATTAAAAATTCCAGGTGCCGGATTGATGGTATTACCGCCGAATCCACGATCTTCGACTTGCAATTTCACCTCAGTCGAGTTGACATGCTGATCTGATTCCATACCGTAGCAgtacaccatcttcttctttatcgCGCCCCCGTGCCGATCTAGAGTGATCGTTATAGGATACGGGAAGGAACCGGGACGAACGAAGTCCGTAGCGGAGTTGGAGCTAGTTGGGTTACTGGTCCCTGTGTGGGtgggtgttggtgttgtgCTGCCAGATGAGCTGTTACTGAGGAGGGTCTTTCCGGGACGAGTCCAGATCTGAACGAGAAAGCGTGTCTGGGACCAGGTACACCTGACTCGGGCATGTGCTTTACTTGGGCCGCCGTTGCCATCGCTTGTAGAATCATCGTTCTTGCTGTCCGTGAGTGGAGCAGATGATTCAAGGAAAATAGACCGGTCGAAATAGGTGTAGAAGCCATAGTGCTCGGTGTCCTGCCCGCGGTTGTATAGCCGCACGGGCTGTGACTCAGGAAGAGGATAGAGCTTTGCGGCTGCAGCGGTGCCATCGGAATCAAGGTCTGGAGATGGGATGAGGGATTCTATGTCAGGGAACGCACTGTCTGATCTCCGTGACAGTTTGGAGGTGGACATCTGGAGAGGGGAGAGTATTGTCATGTAGAAGGGCGTCTCTTCGCCCGCATAGGGAACGCTGTTCTTATCAGTGGTGTTGCCCAGAAAAGTCTGGTCGTTCATGTCTGGCGGGGATGGTGACGGGCTGAACAAGTTATCAGATCTTCTAGaagcttttgctttgctaGACTTCGACGCAACAGTCGTGCTATTCGAATATGTCCCATTACGAAAACGAATCTCAACACGAAAATTAGGTTGGTTTGCAGCATAAGGCTTGTTGTCTGACTGCTGTTCATTGGGCAAGGCGCAGCTCCAGAGGGTGGAAGGTGTAATACAGCCCGAGTTTTGTACTCGAGGCTCGGGGCCAGCAACTGTAGCAATGCCTGTCGGCATAGGTGGATAGCCGGTTAGATTCAGCCATTGCGACTGGACAGGTGTCTCGTCCCCCTTCCTGGTAAGCATTATAGCGAGAATAACGGCGGCCacgacaatgataatgaagaatgaagcaATGGCCGCATACCACCGGCGCCTCAGCCGTCCTTCACGTCCAGGTCTCCCAAAACATCCCTTGTTGCTGAAACAACCTCTGCCGCGCCAAAGCCCACCAGCTTTCCTACCGATcgcatcttctttctccagccTTCTTCGTCGAGACTCTATTCTATTGCTTTCTGTAACTGGATTCATCGTTGCCTCCCGGGTGATCGGAAGAGGATCCACACGCGGTGGTAACGTGGCGGGAGTGTTCCGATGAGACGTATACGCAGGCGCCGGGGTAGAGTGTATGTCAGATAGAGGGATTGAGCCTGTCTTTTCCGTTGCTCGTTGGAAGCCTGGGGAGACAGGACCGGGAGATTGCGGTTGTGCTTGGGGCTGTTCTTCATGCTTTTGCGTCCCTTCGCTTGAAGGGGGAACCACTATGTACTGGGGTACAACTCGTTCAATAGTAGCGCCGGGAGCAGAGGACGGTACGGGGGTATATTGAATGTATACATTCGTGACTGGCGGCGGGACGGTGCTACTTGGCTGAGCCGGCTGAACAAAAGGGTTGGTCTCAGCTTGGTTGCCTGCTGCAGGTGCTGGCTCCCTAATGGCCTCTTCAGAGAGAGGTTTCGTAGAGTTTTCTTCGGGAGGGGCTCTCATGTCGTCCTTTGAGCCGCTATCTTCCTTCGAGTTCTCCACGGGGGTATACGGTTGTTTGTCGATGACCGTTGACGGAGGCCGGGAAGTTGTGACAGGAATGACTATAGATTTTGAACCTTCGGGTTCTTTGTCAACGGGTTTCGGCGCGTCATCCACATCAATGAGCACACCTCTTCCACCCGAACCACTGCCTTCTGTGGTATCTACATTGGGGACTGGAATTTGATCTTTAGGAGTTATCGAACAGACATGGTTGATGCACTCAAAGTAAGGCTTCCCGGTAAATACCTCATGTGCACAAGCATGATAGTACTCGGCAGCAGCGCCCTGAATTGTTTGGTCGGGAAAGCCAAACGCTGCGTTATTCAGGTCACTCGGATCCTGGACTTGACAGTCAACAGCTTTATCATCGGCGAAAGGGTTGTTTTGAGATGGCTGCCAGTCGGAGATACCTCGACTGGCTATCGTCGTTTCGGGTGTATCAGGTGAAAAATACGatacctccttctcccaccACTCATCGCTTGATCCTGTCAAATCGGTGGCAATACTGGGCACAGGAGGTGGATGTGCGTCAATTAATGTTCTTCGACTGGTGATTGTGTTGGAACGACCCAATAAAGGCGACAGAAGGTATGTCCACCATCCCTGGGACTGGTGTCTATTAACTTCCGTATTAACGCTCAATCGACTCATATTGTCGATGCCACTCAAACGATCAAAAGCTCTCTTAACGCTTCCGTTGGAGTATGACCTTGAGCGAAGCCCTGGATGCGATTGAACGTCTTCCTCGAAGACCGTACCACTGGAATATGCACGTTGCTTCCTAGATGTCACTGACTGCCTTTTGAGCGTCTCTTGGTCTGTAACTTCACTCTTAGCCACTGCATGCTCTGCCGGAATGGCGGGTACAGGCGGGATATCTAACTCGCTCTTTTCTATACACGGAGTGGGTTGGGAGTAAATGCTAGATGCGACTCTGGGAGGGTTGCAAACTTGGCTAAAGCCTGCCCAAAAATCATCGTCCTTTGCCGGTGTGACAACTATTGAGGGCGTGAGGGGCGTCTGCTGGATATCTGCAACGTCAAGCTCTTTAGAATATCTTTTCCGCGAAGTAGTGGTTTCTTCGCGTGGCATGCTGAAACCAATCATTATCGGCCGGTCTGATGGAGACAAGTCATCCTTGCCTCTCTGTTTTGGTGAGCTGCTAGGCCTCCAgtcaaacaaggaagatcCCCTTTTCGCCAGGTTCGAAGGCTCGTTAGGAAGTTGCTGCAATCCATGACTCGTTCCTTTCTTCAGGATGCCCTTGACCTTCTGCGCcgatctttcttctgccctTTCCTTTGAAAGGACCTTGAGATCATTTAAATCCACGAACCCCTCCTCCGGTATATTATCACGAGGTTTCGGTGCTGCTAGTGAGAAATCGGTGACCAGATTCAATCCCAGAGGCCGCTCCGTATTCTTCTTGACTGCTGGCTTCGGATTGTCCGCACTCTCTGCCGCCTTTTGCACGAAGTAGTAACTATTGGCCTCACGCACCGGCTCCCTGTCCTCCTGCCGTTGTCCGTATTCTACTTTGCGGGCGAATGGGTTCTGGCTGGACACTTTCGCCCCCAGATGATCGAAGGGACGAAGCTTTTCCATGTCTCGCTCATCCGGAGACGAGGAAATTGGAGTAACAACCTCTTCTGTGATTGGGGACGACAAGGGAAAAGTCGGGATTGTGGGAATCCGCAGTTCAGCTTGCGGCTTCTGGCGCTTCCAACCCATCGTCTGTGCATTGTCAATCAAAGCCAACTTATAGAATACTTAGACCCGAAGTATCAGTGTGACCACAGAGTAACATACCTT
The sequence above is a segment of the Aspergillus oryzae RIB40 DNA, chromosome 3 genome. Coding sequences within it:
- a CDS encoding uncharacterized protein (predicted protein), with translation MGWKRQKPQAELRIPTIPTFPLSSPITEEVVTPISSSPDERDMEKLRPFDHLGAKVSSQNPFARKVEYGQRQEDREPVREANSYYFVQKAAESADNPKPAVKKNTERPLGLNLVTDFSLAAPKPRDNIPEEGFVDLNDLKVLSKERAEERSAQKVKGILKKGTSHGLQQLPNEPSNLAKRGSSLFDWRPSSSPKQRGKDDLSPSDRPIMIGFSMPREETTTSRKRYSKELDVADIQQTPLTPSIVVTPAKDDDFWAGFSQVCNPPRVASSIYSQPTPCIEKSELDIPPVPAIPAEHAVAKSEVTDQETLKRQSVTSRKQRAYSSGTVFEEDVQSHPGLRSRSYSNGSVKRAFDRLSGIDNMSRLSVNTEVNRHQSQGWWTYLLSPLLGRSNTITSRRTLIDAHPPPVPSIATDLTGSSDEWWEKEVSYFSPDTPETTIASRVIPVTTSRPPSTVIDKQPYTPVENSKEDSGSKDDMRAPPEENSTKPLSEEAIREPAPAAGNQAETNPFVQPAQPSSTVPPPVTNVYIQYTPVPSSAPGATIERVVPQYIVVPPSSEGTQKHEEQPQAQPQSPGPVSPGFQRATEKTGSIPLSDIHSTPAPAYTSHRNTPATLPPRVDPLPITREATMNPVTESNRIESRRRRLEKEDAIGRKAGGLWRGRGCFSNKGCFGRPGREGRLRRRWYAAIASFFIIIVVAAVILAIMLTRKGDETPVQSQWLNLTGYPPMPTGIATVAGPEPRVQNSGCITPSTLWSCALPNEQQSDNKPYAANQPNFRVEIRFRNGTYSNSTTVASKSSKAKASRRSDNLFSPSPSPPDMNDQTFLGNTTDKNSVPYAGEETPFYMTILSPLQMSTSKLSRRSDSAFPDIESLIPSPDLDSDGTAAAAKLYPLPESQPVRLYNRGQDTEHYGFYTYFDRSIFLESSAPLTDSKNDDSTSDGNGGPSKAHARVRCTWSQTRFLVQIWTRPGKTLLSNSSSGSTTPTPTHTGTSNPTSSNSATDFVRPGSFPYPITITLDRHGGAIKKKMVYCYGMESDQHVNSTEVKLQVEDRGFGGNTINPAPGIFNMSDTALSASGYGGFDGGTGGCSCQWTNWISRS
- a CDS encoding acyl-CoA desaturase (fatty acid desaturase) — protein: MATSSFTDHQPWYQRIQWFNLSMLVLIPLWAFIQSLWVPLTLKTLVLSVVYYLFSLGSITAGYHRLWAHRSYTASTPLKWLLAAFGAGSLQGSIRFWVREHRLHHRYTDTDLDPYSVNKGLLHAHILWVLLRQPRNERKQRARINLSDIDHDPVVVWQHKYYFLAAFGMGWLLPCLVAGLGWNDWTGGFLYAGVLRAFFVNQATFCVNSLAHYLGHQPYDDRHTPRDHLLTALITLGEGFHNFHHEFPSDYRNGIEWHQVDVTKCFVGLAGDLKRFRHNEIAKARLQQRFKRLNEEKRRLDWGTPLEELPVIDWTEYQRRVGMGQVLVVVEGVVHDLGAFLAEHPGGEATVKGMLGKDATALFNGGVYDHSRAARNLLATMRVAVLRGGGEVECWK